The following coding sequences lie in one Rutidosis leptorrhynchoides isolate AG116_Rl617_1_P2 chromosome 6, CSIRO_AGI_Rlap_v1, whole genome shotgun sequence genomic window:
- the LOC139851662 gene encoding pentatricopeptide repeat-containing protein At1g10270-like has product MTLARLILRSLYRRTSLTTTISATVNTKSLSLHPQPRNPTTLIPFRSFAFSSAEEAAAERRRRKRRLRIEPPLHALQRDPNAPRPRRDPNQPDTTSALVGERLALHNRVQSLIRAGDLDNASVVARQSVFSSTRPTVFTCNAIIGSMYRAQRYTDAIALFIYFFRQCNIVPNVVSYNFLIISHCENGEVDKALEVYQHIKENAPFSPSAVTFRHLTKGLIDAKRIDDAVNLLWKMVNDGHGADSHVFNNVILGYLNLDNLEKANEFFDELKSRCMVFDGIVSATFMEWFFSKGRPKEAMESYKSLLDREFKMVPATCNVLLEVLLKWGKKAEAEALFNSMLDRHTPPVVQAVNSDTFNLMVNESFKEGKGADAYGVFKKAGTAPKSKPFAMDTAGFNNIIKRYCEVDMVDDAEKMYMELRGKSLSADVNTFKALIDAYFKAGRVDEALDKYTEMVENGLRVIPTYANKWFTELIENGKIVECEPILTKMAERDPKPDATTYDIVIRAFCEASDYETGLKLVQQMIGNGVGVGPVLKEYVLDVFEKVGRKEEIERVLNARFPSYAANTSASFRNAQQHGGGNLNGFRQQPENVLHGNGNVQRQQYGYAQQNGNSNDNVNRQHYNISNAHLFENRSGQPNTGNGSGQQNTGNESGQQDTGHGSGQQNTGSYNGSGQQNTGSYYGSGPQNTGTYNVSGQHYNNGSYNGSGQQNTGSYNVSGQQNTGSYNVSGQQNTGSYNASGQLYNNGSYNGSGLQNTGSYNGSGYQYNTRSYNGNGQQYNNGSWNGNGQQYNNGSFGAGDQQYNNRGYGQHYNNGSYNGNGEQYGNLHQNGTEQPDAVSGAI; this is encoded by the coding sequence ATGACGCTAGCTCGCTTAATCCTCCGATCACTCTACCGTCGCACATCTCTCACCACCACTATCTCCGCCACCGTCAACACAAAATCCCTATCTCTTCATCCTCAACCCCGAAACCCTACAACCCTAATCCCTTTCCGTTCCTTCGCTTTTTCCTCCGCCGAAGAAGCCGCCGCTGAACGACGCCGTCGCAAACGCCGTCTCCGTATCGAACCACCACTTCACGCTCTCCAACGTGACCCTAACGCCCCCCGCCCTCGACGCGATCCTAATCAACCAGACACCACCTCCGCACTCGTCGGAGAACGGCTCGCTCTCCACAACCGTGTGCAATCCTTAATTCGCGCCGGTGATCTCGATAACGCTTCCGTCGTTGCTCGACAATCGGTTTTCTCTAGCACGCGCCCTACTGTTTTCACTTGTAATGCGATTATCGGATCCATGTACCGTGCACAGCGGTATACGGATGCGATTGctctgtttatttatttttttaggcAGTGTAATATTGTTCCTAATGTCGTTTCGTATAATTTTTTAATTATATCTCATTGTGAAAATGGTGAGGTTGATAAGGCTTTAGAGGTTTATCAGCATATTAAGGAGAATGCGCCTTTTAGTCCTTCTGCAGTTACTTTTCGTCATTTAACGAAAGGTTTGATTGATGCTAAACGGATCGATGATGCGGTTAATTTGTTATGGAAAATGGTTAATGATGGTCATGGAGCTGATTCACATGTTTTTAATAATGTTATATTAGGATATCTGAATTTGGATAATTTAGAGAAAGCTAATGAGTTTTTCGATGAGCTTAAAAGTAGGTGTATGGTTTTTGATGGTATCGTTAGTGCTACGTTTATGGAGTGGTTCTTTAGTAAAGGTAGGCCAAAAGAAGCTATGGAGTCTTATAAGTCGTTGTTAGATAGAGAGTTTAAGATGGTTCCAGCTACTTGTAATGTGCTTTTGGAGGTTTTGCTTAAATGGGGTAAGAAAGCTGAAGCTGAGGCTTTGTTTAATAGCATGTTGGATAGGCATACACCGCCTGTTGTTCAAGCGGTGAATTCGGATACGTTTAATCTGATGGTGAATGAATCTTTCAAAGAAGGAAAAGGTGCAGATGCGTATGGCGTGTTTAAGAAAGCTGGTACTGCTCCAAAGTCGAAGCCTTTTGCAATGGATACAGCGGGATTTAATAATATTATAAAGAGGTATTGTGAGGTTGATATGGTAGATGATGCTGAGAAGATGTATATGGAGTTGCGTGGTAAGTCGTTATCGGCTGATGTTAACACTTTTAAAGCGTTGATTGATGCTTATTTTAAGGCTGGAAGAGTTGATGAAGCTTTGGATAAGTATACTGAGATGGTGGAAAATGGTTTgagagtgattcctacttatgctaACAAATGGTTTACTGAGTTAATCGAGAATGGAAAGATTGTCGAGTGTGAACCGATTTTGACAAAAATGGCTGAAAGAGATCCGAAACCAGATGCTACTACTTATGATATTGTGATTAGGGCTTTTTGTGAAGCCTCTGATTATGAGACGGGTTTGAAATTGGTACAGCAAATGATTGGGAATGGTGTTGGCGTGGGGCCCGTGCTTAAGGAGTATGTGTTGGATGTTTTTGAGAAAGTGGGGCGTAAGGAAGAGATTGAACGAGTTTTAAATGCAAGGTTTCCAAGTTATGCAGCAAATACATCAGCATCGTTTCGAAACGCACAACAACATGGTGGTGGAAACTTGAATGGATTCCGACAGCAGCCTGAAAATGTACTTCATGGGAATGGGAATGTACAGAGGCAACAGTATGGGTATGCGCAGCAAAATGGTAATTCAAATGATAATGTGAACAGACAACACTATAACATCAGTAATGCGCACTTGTTTGAAAACAGAAGTGGTCAACCGAATACGGGTAACGGAAGTGGTCAACAGAATACGGGTAATGAAAGTGGTCAACAGGATACGGGTCACGGAAGTGGTCAACAGAATACGGGTAGTTATAATGGAAGTGGACAACAGAATACGGGTAGCTATTATGGAAGTGGGCCACAGAATACGGGAACATATAATGTGAGTGGACAACATTATAACAATGGAAGCTACAATGGAAGTGGACAACAGAATACAGGAAGCTATAATGTAAGTGGTCAACAGAATACGGGAAGCTATAATGTAAGTGGTCAACAGAATACGGGAAGCTATAATGCAAGTGGACAGCTGTACAATAATGGAAGCTACAATGGAAGTGGACTGCAGAATACGGGAAGCTATAATGGAAGTGGTTATCAGTACAATACAAGAAGCTATAATGGAAATGGGCAGCAGTACAACAATGGAAGCTGGAATGGGAACGGGCAACAGTATAATAATGGAAGCTTTGGTGCAGGTGATCAGCAGTACAACAATAGAGGTTATGGACAACATTATAACAATGGAAGCTATAATGGGAATGGAGAACAATATGGGAATTTGCACCAAAATGGCACTGAACAGCCGGATGCTGTTTCAGGAGCTATTTAG